A window of Melospiza melodia melodia isolate bMelMel2 chromosome Z, bMelMel2.pri, whole genome shotgun sequence contains these coding sequences:
- the LOC134432460 gene encoding serine/threonine-protein kinase PAK 3-like gives MIGQVCAAVCTVFSVVYSGYYLTQLTRHLTRGWRQACPLGTTAGSAAPLAASVIEEEDEEEQRKMKPSAAVPSQPELAEPVTLVARSAIQPGAAGPAWPAAASSSPAAGTSCSSAAQQPEMREEQGLKTLRSMVSPGRPTGKYTAFEELGRGGFGAVYKALDPSSGQQVAIKIMSLKEEMSEELAANEILAMRDNRSPNIVTYLDSYLVDAELWLAMEFMDGGTLFDVLRAVYLEEGQIGAVCRECLQGLHFLHSRQVIHRDIKSCNVLVGTDGSVKLGDFGLCAQLSPEHSKRSSSVGTPSWMAPEVVRGEAYGPKVDIWSLGIMGLEMVEGEAPYQREARLRVFELLERNGPPKLQNPRHHSALLRDFLRCCLQADEDRRWSAQELLQHPFVTSGDPASSLAALIISAKRVQEDWRGDTCA, from the exons ATGATCGGGCAAGTCTGTGCCGCCGTTTGCACCGTCTTTTCTGTTGTCTATTCTGGCTACTACCTGACCCAGCTGACTC GTCACCTGACACGCGGATGGAGACAAGCCTGTCCTTTG ggcacaacagcagggtcagcagctcctctggctgcctctgtcattgaggaagaggatgaagaggagcaaAGGAAGATGAAGCCTTCAGCCGCTGTCCCTTCACAGCCGGAACTTGCAGAGCCAGTAA CTCTTGTTGCTC GCTCTGCCATTCAACCTGGTGCCGCCGGAccagcatggcctgcagcagccagctcaagccccgctgccggcacttcctgcagcagcgcagcccagcagcccgagatgagggaggagcagggcctgaagaCACTGA ggAGCATGGTGAGTCCGGGCCGGCCTACAGGCAAATACACGGCATTTGAGGAACTCGGGCGAGG aGGGTTTGGAGCTGTTTATAAAGCCCTTGACCCCAGCAGCGGACAACAG GTGGCAATCAAGATCATGTCACTCAAGGAGGAGATGTCCgaggagctggctgccaatgaAATCCTGGCCATGAGGGACAACAGGAGTCCCAATATCGTTACCTACTTAGACAG ctacctggtggatgcggagctctggctggccatggagttcATGGACGGCGGCACCTTGTTTGATGTGCTGAGGGCAGTGTACCTGGAGGAAGGACAGATAGGCGCTGTCTGTCGGGAG tgcctgcaaggactgcatttCCTTCATTCCCGCCAAGTCATCCACAGAGACATCAAAAGTTGCAACGTCCTGGTGGGCACGGACGGATCCGTCAAGTTGG GTgactttggcctctgtgctcagctcagccctgagcacagcaagcgcagctccagcgtcggcactcccagctggatggcaccggaggtggtgagaggagaagcctacggccccaaagtggacatctggtccctggggatcATGGGGCTGGAAATGGTGGAAGGGGAAGCTCCTTACCAGCGGGAAGCCCGTCTCCGG GTTTTTGAACTGCTAGAAAGGAACGGGCCCCCAAAACTGCAGAACCCCAGGCACCACTCGGCTCTCCTGCGCGACTTCctccgctgctgcctgcaggcagatgaggacaggcgctggtctgcccaggagctcctacag caTCCCTTCGTGACCTCAGGCGatcctgcctccagcctggctgctctgatcATCTCAGCCAAGCGAGTGCAGGAAGACTGGAGAGGAGACACCTGCGCCTGA
- the LOC134432589 gene encoding serine/threonine-protein kinase PAK 3-like, which yields MIGQVCAAVCTVFSVVYSGYYLTQLTRHLTRGWRQACPLGTTAGSAAPLAASVIEEEDEEEQRKMKPSAAVPSQPELAEPVTLVARSAIQPGAAGPAWPAAASSSPAAGTSCSSAAQQPEMREEQGLKTLRSMVSPGRPTGKYTAFEELGRGGFGAVYKALDTSSGQQVAIKIMSLEEEMSEELAANEILAMRDNRSPNIVTYLDSYLVDAELWLAMEFMDGGTLFDVLRAVYLEEGQIGAVCRECLQGLHFLHSRQVIHRDIKSCNVLVGTDGSVKLGDFGLCAQLSPEHSKRSSSVGTPSWMAPEVVRGEAYGPKVDIWSLGIMGLEMVEGEAPYQREARLRVFELLERNGPPKLQNPRHHSALLRDFLRCCLQADEDRRWSAQELLQHPFVTSGDPASSLAALIISAKRVQEDWRGDTCA from the exons ATGATCGGGCAAGTCTGTGCCGCCGTTTGCACCGTCTTTTCTGTTGTCTATTCTGGCTACTACCTGACCCAGCTGACTC GTCACCTGACACGCGGATGGAGACAAGCCTGTCCTTTG ggcacaacagcagggtcagcagctcctctggctgcctctgtcattgaggaagaggatgaagaggagcaaAGGAAGATGAAGCCTTCAGCCGCTGTCCCTTCACAGCCGGAACTTGCAGAGCCAGTAA CTCTTGTTGCTC GCTCTGCCATTCAACCTGGTGCCGCCGGACCAGCATGGCCTGCCGCAGCCAGCTCAAGCCCCGCTGCCGGCACttcctgcagcagcgcagcccagcagcccgagatgagggaggagcagggcctgaagaCACTGA ggAGCATGGTGAGTCCGGGCCGGCCTACAGGCAAATACACGGCATTTGAGGAACTCGGGCGAGG aGGGTTTGGAGCTGTTTATAAAGCCCTTGACACCAGCAGCGGACAACAG GTGGCAATCAAGATCATGTCACTCGAGGAGGAGATGTCCgaggagctggctgccaatgaAATCCTGGCCATGAGGGACAACAGGAGTCCCAATATCGTTACCTACTTAGACAG ctacctggtggatgcggagctctggctggccatggagttcATGGACGGCGGCACCTTGTTTGATGTGCTGAGGGCAGTGTACCTGGAGGAAGGACAGATAGGCGCTGTCTGTCGGGAG tgcctgcaaggactgcatttCCTTCATTCCCGCCAAGTCATCCACAGAGACATCAAAAGTTGCAACGTCCTGGTGGGCACGGACGGATCCGTCAAGTTGG GTgactttggcctctgtgctcagctcagccctgagcacagcaagcgcagctccagcgtcggcactcccagctggatggcaccggaggtggtgagaggagaagcctacggccccaaagtggacatctggtccctggggatcATGGGGCTGGAAATGGTGGAAGGGGAAGCTCCTTACCAGCGGGAAGCCCGTCTCCGG GTTTTTGAACTGCTAGAAAGGAACGGGCCCCCAAAACTGCAGAACCCCAGGCACCACTCGGCTCTCCTGCGCGACTTCctccgctgctgcctgcaggcagatgaggacaggcgctggtctgcccaggagctcctacag caTCCCTTCGTGACCTCAGGCGatcctgcctccagcctggctgctctgatcATCTCAGCCAAGCGAGTGCAGGAAGACTGGAGAGGAGACACCTGCGCCTGA